One genomic region from Ornithinicoccus hortensis encodes:
- the recO gene encoding DNA repair protein RecO, with the protein MPLYRDAAIVLRTHKLGEADRIVTMLGRNRGKVRAVAKGVRRTRSRFGARLEPGMVVDLQCYEGRNLDTVTQTESIASYGEAISRDYEAWTACSAMLETCDRLTEEGEPALRQFTLLAGALSSLAGATHAPGLVLDSYLLRAMAIGGWAASFQDCAKCGATGPHRGFNVASGGAVCPVCRPPGSAAPAPETMVLLASLLSGDWATADASDPRHRREGSGLVAAFLQWHLERGVRSLRLVERV; encoded by the coding sequence ATGCCGCTCTACCGTGACGCCGCGATCGTGCTGCGGACCCACAAACTGGGTGAGGCCGACCGCATCGTCACCATGCTCGGACGCAACCGGGGCAAGGTGCGCGCCGTCGCCAAGGGCGTCCGGCGCACGCGCTCCCGGTTCGGGGCCCGGCTCGAGCCGGGCATGGTGGTGGACCTGCAGTGCTACGAGGGGCGCAACCTGGACACCGTCACCCAGACCGAGTCGATCGCCTCCTACGGCGAGGCGATCTCCCGGGACTACGAGGCGTGGACGGCGTGCAGCGCCATGCTCGAGACCTGCGACCGGCTCACCGAGGAGGGGGAGCCGGCGCTGCGCCAGTTCACCCTCCTGGCCGGCGCCCTGAGCTCGCTCGCCGGCGCCACCCACGCGCCCGGGCTGGTGCTCGACTCCTACCTGCTGCGCGCGATGGCGATCGGCGGGTGGGCGGCCAGCTTCCAGGACTGTGCCAAGTGTGGGGCCACCGGGCCGCACCGCGGGTTCAACGTCGCCTCCGGCGGCGCGGTCTGTCCGGTATGCCGTCCGCCCGGGTCCGCGGCCCCGGCACCGGAGACGATGGTGCTGCTCGCCTCGCTGCTCAGCGGCGACTGGGCCACCGCGGACGCCAGCGACCCCCGGCACCGGCGGGAGGGCAGCGGCCTGGTCGCCGCCTTCCTGCAGTGGCACCTGGAGCGCGGGGTGCGCTCGCTGCGCCTGGTGGAGCGGGTGTGA
- a CDS encoding isoprenyl transferase produces MRRSRPTPADRPAPVPPFPHPSGARPPAIPAELVPQHVAIVMDGNGRWANARGLPRTVGHEAGESSLLDVIAGAIEIGVRHVSAYAFSTENWKRSAEEVRFLMGFNRDVIRRRRDEMSSWGVRVVWSGRAPRLWRSVIKELQTAEEMTRDNDVITLNFCVNYGGRAEIADAVRAIGQDVAAGRLDPSRIDERTVARHLYHPDVPDVDLFLRSSGEQRTSNFLVWQSAYAEMVFLDTLWPDFDRRHLWEGIQIYAERDRRYGGAVDRSTDGAADRPTGRG; encoded by the coding sequence ATGAGACGCTCCCGCCCGACCCCGGCGGACCGCCCCGCTCCCGTGCCGCCCTTCCCGCACCCCAGCGGTGCCCGGCCCCCGGCGATCCCCGCCGAGCTGGTGCCGCAGCACGTGGCGATCGTGATGGACGGCAACGGCCGGTGGGCCAACGCCCGCGGTCTGCCGCGCACCGTCGGGCACGAGGCGGGGGAGTCCTCGCTGCTGGACGTCATCGCCGGGGCGATCGAGATCGGCGTCCGGCACGTCTCGGCCTACGCCTTCTCCACCGAGAACTGGAAGCGCTCGGCCGAGGAGGTGCGCTTCCTGATGGGCTTCAACCGCGACGTGATCCGGCGGCGCCGCGACGAGATGTCCTCGTGGGGCGTCCGGGTCGTGTGGTCCGGCCGGGCGCCCCGGCTGTGGCGCTCGGTGATCAAGGAGCTGCAGACGGCCGAGGAGATGACCCGCGACAACGACGTCATCACGCTGAACTTCTGCGTCAACTACGGCGGGCGGGCCGAGATCGCCGACGCGGTCCGGGCGATCGGGCAGGACGTGGCGGCGGGGCGGCTGGACCCCTCCCGGATCGACGAGCGGACCGTGGCCCGGCACCTCTACCACCCGGACGTGCCGGACGTGGACCTGTTCCTGCGCTCCTCGGGGGAGCAGCGCACCTCCAACTTCCTGGTGTGGCAGTCCGCGTATGCCGAGATGGTGTTCCTGGACACGCTCTGGCCCGACTTCGACCGGCGCCACCTGTGGGAGGGCATCCAGATCTACGCCGAGCGCGACCGGCGCTACGGCGGGGCGGTGGACCGGTCCACCGACGGTGCGGCGGACCGGCCCACCGGTCGCGGCTGA